The nucleotide sequence AAAAGAAGTATCTCGATAAGCATCCGCAAAGTAAGAATCCGTGGGAAGAAATCGCAAAGGCAATGAAGGTCGAGACGGAAATCTATGCCCCGCATCTCTACACCGAACGGCTTCGCGGCTTCAACTCGGAACTGGCGCAGTTCGCCCGCTGGATCGTCCGCGCCGCCGAGGAAAAGCCCAAGCCCAACGGCGAGCGCCTGCGCGAATTCCGCGATTCGGCCCTGGCTTCCCTCGAACAGAGACTGTTCACCAGCGCTCCCATCTATAAGAACTTCGAGGAACTTCAGTTCGCCGACTCCCTTGCCCAGATGCAGGAAGCGCTCGGCGCAGACAATCCTGCCGTCAAAGCCGTTTTAGCCGGCAAGTCGCCTGAAGAAGTGGCCAGGAACGCGTTCGAAGGCACCAAACTCGACGACGTAGCCGTTCGCAAACAGCTCTACGAAGGTGGCGAAGCTGCCGTAGCGGCCAGCACCGATCCCATGATCGTGATCTTGCGCAACGTCGACCCGATCGCGCGCTCGTTTCGTAAGCGTTACGACGACGAAGTCGAAGCCGTTGAGCGCCGCGAAGGCTCGACCATCGCCAAGGCCCGTTTCGAACAGAGCGGCTTTACCCAGCCTCCGGACGCTACCTTTACATTGCGTTTGAGCTATGGAGCCGCGAAGGGCTACGAAGAAAACGGCAAGAAGATTCCCTACTTCACCACCATGGGCGGAGCCTTCCAGCACGCCGATGAGCACCAGAGCAAGGCACCCTACACCCTGCCCGAGAGCTGGATCAAGATGAAGTCCAAGCTCAAACTCTCCACTCCGATGAACACCGTTTCCACCGCGGACATCATCGGCGGCAATTCCGGCAGTCCGACCGTCAATAAGGCCGCAGAGGTCGTTGGCATCATTTTCGACGGAAACATCCAGTCGCTGGTCTGGAATTTTTTCTTCGACGAGCGTCAGGGACGAGCCGTCACCGTCGATTCCCGCGGCATCATCGAAGCCCTGCGCAAAGTCTACGGAGCGAATGCCCTGGCAGACGAACTGACTGGAGCCAAGGCCGCCGCCAGGAAATAGATCGTCGTGGAAAGAAATCGCATAGAGACGCGGTTCGCCGCGTCTCTTTGCACAACCTTGGGAAAAATCAACGCAGCTTCCGAGTGAAATCAAGCGTCCCCAAGCCAATGAGTTCTTCCGCCTCTTTCAGGGTGCGAACAACTTGATAGTCTGACCGCTTTCCTTCGATCAACAGGCCATACATTCTACTCAGGCCGTAAGCTACTGTCTGCGGTGCCACGGCAACACGGAGCTTCATTGGAGGATGGGCAGGATCTTTGGTCGCAAACGACTGCACGTAGGTAGAGGTGACTCGAATCTCGGTTACAGCGGAATAGTCAAAGATTCCGAAGTCAGCGCCTTCATCGGCAAGAAACTGTCTTACCGCTGCATCAGCGGTGGACACGGTCTCGTTCCTAAGAACGCCGAATGGGGATATCCGCAGCACTCTACAGCGCGGGTCAAAGTCGATGGAGAAACCAGAATGCGGCGATGCACCGGGTGGAGTACTGAAATCGGTCATCACTGTACCCCCGCAAATCACTCACTACTTTCGTGGGTAGCCTGCTGATCGTAGTTTCCCCCGATCAGGTACACGTGAGCTTACTACCATTCCTGCAACAAATCATCAACGCCGCAGTCAATGATTGTTGGGCGGCGCTTATGCCATATCGAGTCCATGGAGCAGCACACAGTAACCTGAGTTATGTACGCTCAGTAGTCTTACCTGGAAAGGGTCTCGGTGAACTATGCGACCAATCCCCACAGTGTGCAATTTTGAACAGACTGGGTTGCTGTTTTAGTCGACAATCGCGCCTTTCCTTACGGTGAATTGGGGCCCAGCGTACCTCGGTAGCGGGCCAGTTATGGAAGCTCAGCCTGATGATCTTCACCTGTCGTAAGGTTAGCTACCCACGTTGGAGGCAAACTTGGGACAAGCGTATCGTGTTCCGAAGCGCACGATCCTCTGCATCGACGAAAACGACGCAACCCTCGCGTACCTGAAATCACTCATGGAACGATCAGGCTACGCGGTTTTGACGGCGTCGTCTGCCGCCCAAGGCATTGGACTTGCATCGATGTTCGACCTTGACGCGGTAGTCCTCGACTACCACCTGCCTGAAATGAGTGGACACCACGTCGCGGTTGCCATCAAGCGTTGCCAGCCGCGAGCCTTGATTGTGATGTTTTCGGGGAGCGACGTCCCGGATGAAACCCGCCAGCTGGTTGATGCTGTTGTTCTTAGGTAACCCCCTCACATTGGCCTTGACCCCTCCTGCACGCCATTGACTGTCGTCGTTTGTTGCCCGCCAAGAATGTCCGCGACAACCGTAATCCTTACCTGTACACTCATCCGCAAAATCGTCTCAGTCCCCGGGGGTCTGCCATCGCCACCACATCCGTCACCGTCCAA is from Acidobacteriota bacterium and encodes:
- a CDS encoding S46 family peptidase; the encoded protein is MKSRFLILAIVLTTLAPAALADEGMWLFNAFPKDRVKATYGFLPTDAWLNHLQMSSVRFNNGGSGSFVSEDGLTFTNHHVGADCIQKLSKAGTDYMKTGFYAKTQADEAKCPDLELNVLVGIEDVSAKVKAATTPDMPAAEAAQAQRAAMSAIEKTCSTATQLRCDVVTLYSGEVYHLYQYKKYTDVRLVFAPEFEMAFFGGDPDNFTYPRYDLDITFFRIYENDKPAHLTNFLQWSKNGVKDGELIFVSGHPGNTDRLKTAAQLEFLKNVDYPSRLASYKRRITLFQKFSAESPENARIAQEEIFGYQNSQKAITGYFSGLQDTAAMSAKDASEREQQKKYLDKHPQSKNPWEEIAKAMKVETEIYAPHLYTERLRGFNSELAQFARWIVRAAEEKPKPNGERLREFRDSALASLEQRLFTSAPIYKNFEELQFADSLAQMQEALGADNPAVKAVLAGKSPEEVARNAFEGTKLDDVAVRKQLYEGGEAAVAASTDPMIVILRNVDPIARSFRKRYDDEVEAVERREGSTIAKARFEQSGFTQPPDATFTLRLSYGAAKGYEENGKKIPYFTTMGGAFQHADEHQSKAPYTLPESWIKMKSKLKLSTPMNTVSTADIIGGNSGSPTVNKAAEVVGIIFDGNIQSLVWNFFFDERQGRAVTVDSRGIIEALRKVYGANALADELTGAKAAARK
- a CDS encoding response regulator yields the protein MGQAYRVPKRTILCIDENDATLAYLKSLMERSGYAVLTASSAAQGIGLASMFDLDAVVLDYHLPEMSGHHVAVAIKRCQPRALIVMFSGSDVPDETRQLVDAVVLR